The Enhydrobacter sp. sequence AAAATCCCGGTCGGCGGCCGCGGGACAGCTTTGAACGAGCTCACCGCAGACGGGCCGTCGCCGCTATCCAGGGTGAAAATCCGACGAGGGAAACATGACTAAGACGATTTCGATCGTATCGATCGCGTTGGTGAGCCTCGCCACCGCTTGTGATCGGCCAATGACTACAGGGGAAAAGGGTGCGGCAGTCGGCGCGGCGGCCGGCACCGGTATCGGTCTCGTGACCGGCGGCAGCTTCGGCCAGGTCGTGGGCGCCGGCCTGATAGGCGGTGCGGTCGGCTATCTCGGCGGCAGCGCCATCGGCGACAAGTGAACCGGGCGGAGGCAGAACAAATGTCAGCCAAGAGCTTTCTCGCCATGACTGCGCTTCTTCTCGTCCCGGTGGAAGCCAATGCCCAGGGCGGGCAGCTGACCTTCGACCAGGCGGCCTATGTAACCTGTCGCGAGGCGCAGGCGATGCAGCCCGATGCGCGAAGGCAGATTGCGGTCTTCCTCGCCCAGCACGCCGCACGCCATCGAGGCATCGCCCTTCCGACCGACGAGCGCGGCGGCCAGCTTGGCATGCTGGTGCGCAGCGGATGCACGCTCGCTCCCGACGCTTACCTGTTCACAGTCATCGACCGGGCGATCGTGGCCGAGAAGCCCAACCTCGCAAAGCGCTAACCGGTCGACACTTCCCGCTTTGTGGCTCTGCGAGACCGTACCGGCTTGGAGCGCCCCCTGTGGGTAGAGGAGCACAAGACAATGAAGCATGCCTATTCTGCAGCCGTGGCCATGCTTGGTCTCTTGCTGATCACCCCGACAGTTTCGGGCTGGGCGCAGGTCACGTCGGCCACGCAGCCCGTTACCGGCATAACGATGGCAACCAAAAGAGTAGCGGAGGGGCAAGTCACTGCCGTGGATCTCGGGGCCCGTACCGTTACGGTGATGCTCTCGAATGGCAGAAGCGTTAGTGGCGCAGTGAGCGAGGGGGTCGGAGGGCTCGACCTTGTAAAGGTAGGTGACCGTGTTGAAGCCACCTTCGAAGAGAGATTGAGTTTCGTTCTCTCGGCGCCGGGTACGGCCACGCCGGCCAATCGAGCCATTGGCGGACTTGCCACCTCCAGAGCCGATCAAATGCCGGCCGGATATATGGCGGCTTACGCCGTATCGACCTGGATGGTGGTGGGGACGGATGTGGCAAACAATACGATCTCCCTTGTCGACCCTGCAGGTGGTCAGGTCTTGACCTTCGATGTACGCACAGCGGAGGGCCGCACGTCCTTGCCGAGGGTGAAAGCCGGGGACAAGTTGACAGCCGTGCGGGCCGAATTCCTGTTTGCTCGAATAGTGCGTAAGCCCTGATCCTGCCGCTTGAACAATGCCGAAGTTCAAGCTCGTCAATCCGGGCGGCCCGAACAGTTGGCCGTTACCGGGATTGGCGATCGTGCCGATCGGTCCTTGGCCGATCATGATGACGGCGACCATCTACATCGTTGCACCGTCCCGCCGCTCCTGCGCGAGCCACGGCAACCGAGTCCGGAATGGATGAAGCTGACAGCAACCTGCTCCGGGCTGACTGCACGGCGGTCCGCTCGCGCGACCGGACCACCCTGGGCTGGATCGACATAGCAAAATGGGGGGAACCGAATGAAATGGGGACAACTGTACGCAGTACGCAGTTACCTGCGTTCAGCGCTATGGGTCATTCCCGTGGCGGCATATCTCGCATCGTTCATCGTCATCCGGATCCTCAGCGCGATCGACGATGCACTGGGATGGAGCTGGTATTGGACCATGGAGATCAGCGTGGTCCAGAACGTTCTTCAAGGAATGGTGGCGGCGACAGGGACATTCCTGGTTTTCGCCTTCAGCTCGCTCCTGGTTGCCATCCAGGTGGCCAGCGCCCAGCTTTCGCCCCGGATCATCGCCACGACCCTGCTTCGCGACAGAAACATCCGATTGATAGTCGCGCTGTTCGTTCTGACCGTCAGCTTCGACCTGGGAACCCTGGTCCGCTCACAGACACACGTTCCTTACCTGTTGCTTACAGTTGCGATTGTCTTCGCTGGCAGCTCCACGGTGGCATTTGTCTACCTGATCGACCACGCGGCCCGACTGCTGCGGCCGGTGAGCATCGTATGGCGTCTGGGCGAGGCAGGAATAGAAGTCGTGGAACAGGTCTATCCGCACAAGATTGCCAGTGCGGATCGGCCATCGCGGCCACGGCCAGACTTGAGCGTTCCGATGCGCACGGTCGTGCACAACGGCGTTTCGGCGATCGTCCTTGCCGTCGATCTCGACACACTGGTGGCGGAAGCCGAGAGGACCGGCGGCGTCATCGAGTTTACCCATCAGATTGGCGATTTTGTTTCGGTCGGTGAGCCCATCTTCCTCCTCTATGGAGGCGCCGCTTCTGCCGACGACGACGTGCTTCAGGCGGCAATCGCAATGGGTCCCGAACGCACGATCGAGCAGGACGCGACCTTCGCATTCCGCATCATCGTCGACATCGCCATCAAGGCGCTATCGAAGGCGATCAATGATCCCACCACTGCGGTGCTGGCCATCGACCAATTGCATCGTCTTCTCCGCGCCGTTGGACGACGGCATCTGCACGACGATGTAGTTCGCGACACCACCGGGAACGCCCGTCTCGTTTTTCGAACGCCCGACTGGAAGGATTTTGTGCAGCTCGCATGCCGTGAAATTCGCCTTTACGGCGTCGAGAACTATCAGATCAGCCGGCGCATGCGGGCGATGCTCGAGAACCTGATGCAAATCCTTCCCGAGACACGCTGCGCCGCGTTGCAGAAGGAGCTCGAGCTGCTCGATCACGCACTCGAACGGCTCAACCTGCAGCCGGACGATCTCGATCTTGCACGAGTTTCCGACTTCCAGGGTCTTGGAGGAGCCACCCGCAAACGACTTGCATCTTAGCGCTGCGGACGGCCGACACCCCTCATGCTTGCGAAGCGCGTTTGCCCCGGCGGCGCCTGCCCCGCACCTCTTCCGGTCGGCGGCAATCGATACGCCGCATCAGGGCGTCATGTCGGCCTTCTCCCACTCCTTGTCCGGATTGAATGAGGCAATAGCAGCCGCCCGTTCGGCAGTGGCCGGACCCAGATCCTGCTCGTAGACGTCGCCGCTGTGGCTCACCATGAAGGTCATGACACCCGTCTCGTCGTACTTGACGGGCCAGGCGAGGACGGCGAACCCGCCGATCATGCGCCCCTTCACCAGATAGTCGTAGGCGCCGCCGGGTGCGGCCGGCCCCTGCCTGTAGAGGAGACGGAAGCGATAGCCGTGATAGTCCTCGGCCTTCAGCTCGCCTGGCTGTGCCCTGGCGACCAACGGGCCGAGCGGGCTCTCCGGCTCACCGGGCTTGCTTTCCCAGTACAAGCCATCCTTGTGTCCGGGCGAGCTCAGCAATCGGCGCGCATACACCGGAACACCGGCCTTCGTCGGATCGAGCGAGACATAGTCGCGTTGAGCATCGACAATGGCGAGCAGCGTCTGGATCACGAAGAGCTCATTGCGTCCGATCCGCCGCGCCTGCATCTCCTTCTCGCCGGCGACGACATCGTAGTGCCACTCGTTGCCCTGCTTCACGATCGGGACGGGCGAGACCCAACCCGTGGTGCCGACTCCGACCAAAGCCTTGTCGTCACCCTGGGGCAGGATCTTGTGGCTCTCGTCCCATGCCTTCAGGAACTTGGCGCGAATCTCGTCGTCGTCCCGATCCGAGCCCGGCAGGAAGTCGTGCCAGCCCGAGCCCAGCATCGCCGCGACCGCCTTGTCGTCATCGCGGCGGATGGCATCGGTCAGGGCATCCGCCGCCGCCTCGGCTGTGGGAAAGCCCTGCAACGAGGCTGGCGCCTGCGCCGCCGCACCGGTGGAAAGCCAGAACCCGAGCGCCAGCGCCAGAAATGCCCGCCAAAGGCAGTTGCTCATCGCCGCCCTCCCCCTCCCGGCCGACCGCCGCCACCGGGCCGTCCTCCACCGCCGGACGGACGCTGCACATTCCGATGCGAGGATGCCCTTCCCTGTTGGGCGCGACCGCGGGCGGCTTCCCGGTTGACCTGCTGACCACCATTGACCCCACCGAAGCCACCACCACCCTGCCGCTGGCCGGCCTGGTTGCCGCGCCGTTGCTGGACATTGCCCGCCCCCTGACCAGGACGTGCATTGGCGATATTGCCCTGGCCCGGGCGGCCGGAGCCGGCGCCGCCCGGCCCGGGTCGCGCGTTGGCGACATTGCCGGGCCGCGACGGCTGATCGATCCTCCCCCGGAACTGCTGGCGCTGCTCGACACCCGGCCGCGACTGGCCATATCTCTGGCGCGTGGCGGGATCACGATAGGCGACGCCCCGACGGTGCCCGGCATCGTGTTGCCAGCGGTTGCCGTTGCCGACATTGGCACGGTTGAAGCTGCGGTCGATGTTCACGGCACGGTTCGCGTTGATGTTCACATAGCTGCCGCCGCGGCCATAACCCCAGTTCCATCCGCCGAAGATGGCGCCAGCGGCAGCGAACCCCAAACCCCACATGAAGCCGCTGGCGAGCGCGCCACCGAACGGATAGTAGACCGGCGGATAGGCCGGATAGGGCCAGGTCCCGTAGGCCCAGCCTGGATTGTAGGACGGCACGTAGACGACTTGCGGATCGCTCTGTTCGACGACGATGATCCTTTCGCCTCCGGACGAGGTCTCGGTCCTGACGACCTGCTCCTTGGTGGTTTGCAGGTTGCCGGCATCTGCTGCGCGAGCGCGCAGGCGCTGGATCGAGTCGGCCACGTCCTGCTGCTGTTCGATCATCGCGTCGCCGAGCTTCTGCGTCCAGTCGAGATGATCGTTCATCTGCGACAGGACGGGCGGGAACGCGACCAGCGACTTCACGCTGACGTCCCAGTTCTTGTCTTTCACCGCCGCTACCGCGGCGTCACCCTTCAACGCCGGATTGGCTTGCGACCAGCGCGCCGCCTCGACCACTTCCAGCGGATAGGACGCAGCCATCAGCATCTGCGACAGCAGCGCGTCCTGGTAGAGGGCGATCGGTGCCAGCATCTGGTCGAGCTCCTCGGGAGAGAACGGCTTCTTGCCTTCCTGTGCCCACGCCCTGCGAGCCGCCGCGGCCACAATGGCCGCGAGCGACAGAACGATCATGCGACGCCGATGCATTCCAGCAGTCGATTCGAGATCGTCTTCCCTCCGAAACGAATCCATTGGCTCGTCGATCCGATTCAGTTGGACCTTGTGCATTCTTAGAACGCCAGCCGATGCCCTGAATTGACTATTGTCAAAGAGATCGCCGGATCGGCACAGTATTTGTATCGCTTTCCTGTCGCTGTGCCGGGACAGCGAACTTCGCGAGTTCCCCTCGGGAGACGACGGACAATGGTCGCAATCGGAAGAGCGGCGTGCGCCACGATCCTGGCGGCAGGAATGCTTCACGCGGATGTCGTGGTTGCCGGGACTCTCGATGACATACGTGGCAGCGGCACGGTATGTCTCGCTTACCGCAAGGACGCGCCGCCCTTTTCCTACGTAGCGGGCAATGGCGCCGCGCCTGTCGGGTTCATCGTCGACCTCTGCCGCGCCGTCACCGCCGGGATCGGGAGACAGCTCGGGATCGATATCAAGGAAGCGTACGTTCCTGTCACCGCGACCGATCGCTTCGACGCGATAACCAACAACAAGGCAGACCTCCTGTGCGAGGCGACCACCCAGACACTGAAGCGGCGGGAGACGGTCAGTTTCTCGATCCCGACATTCGCGGATGGTGCCAGCTTCATCATCCAGCCCGGCGGTCCAAAAGATATCGGAAGCCTCGCCGACAAGAAGGTCGGCGTCCTGGCTGGCACGACAACGGAGGCCGAGCTGCGACGGGCTTTGGCGGCCAAGCAGCTCAACGCAGAGATCGTGCCGGCGAAGACCCATCGGGAAGGTCTTGACGCCGTCGAAAAGGGAGCCGTTGCCGCCTATTTCGCAGACCGCGGCATTCTTGCCTTCCTGCTCATGAACGCGA is a genomic window containing:
- a CDS encoding DUF2254 domain-containing protein produces the protein MKWGQLYAVRSYLRSALWVIPVAAYLASFIVIRILSAIDDALGWSWYWTMEISVVQNVLQGMVAATGTFLVFAFSSLLVAIQVASAQLSPRIIATTLLRDRNIRLIVALFVLTVSFDLGTLVRSQTHVPYLLLTVAIVFAGSSTVAFVYLIDHAARLLRPVSIVWRLGEAGIEVVEQVYPHKIASADRPSRPRPDLSVPMRTVVHNGVSAIVLAVDLDTLVAEAERTGGVIEFTHQIGDFVSVGEPIFLLYGGAASADDDVLQAAIAMGPERTIEQDATFAFRIIVDIAIKALSKAINDPTTAVLAIDQLHRLLRAVGRRHLHDDVVRDTTGNARLVFRTPDWKDFVQLACREIRLYGVENYQISRRMRAMLENLMQILPETRCAALQKELELLDHALERLNLQPDDLDLARVSDFQGLGGATRKRLAS
- a CDS encoding DUF2950 domain-containing protein, which gives rise to MSNCLWRAFLALALGFWLSTGAAAQAPASLQGFPTAEAAADALTDAIRRDDDKAVAAMLGSGWHDFLPGSDRDDDEIRAKFLKAWDESHKILPQGDDKALVGVGTTGWVSPVPIVKQGNEWHYDVVAGEKEMQARRIGRNELFVIQTLLAIVDAQRDYVSLDPTKAGVPVYARRLLSSPGHKDGLYWESKPGEPESPLGPLVARAQPGELKAEDYHGYRFRLLYRQGPAAPGGAYDYLVKGRMIGGFAVLAWPVKYDETGVMTFMVSHSGDVYEQDLGPATAERAAAIASFNPDKEWEKADMTP
- a CDS encoding DUF3300 domain-containing protein; its protein translation is MIVLSLAAIVAAAARRAWAQEGKKPFSPEELDQMLAPIALYQDALLSQMLMAASYPLEVVEAARWSQANPALKGDAAVAAVKDKNWDVSVKSLVAFPPVLSQMNDHLDWTQKLGDAMIEQQQDVADSIQRLRARAADAGNLQTTKEQVVRTETSSGGERIIVVEQSDPQVVYVPSYNPGWAYGTWPYPAYPPVYYPFGGALASGFMWGLGFAAAGAIFGGWNWGYGRGGSYVNINANRAVNIDRSFNRANVGNGNRWQHDAGHRRGVAYRDPATRQRYGQSRPGVEQRQQFRGRIDQPSRPGNVANARPGPGGAGSGRPGQGNIANARPGQGAGNVQQRRGNQAGQRQGGGGFGGVNGGQQVNREAARGRAQQGRASSHRNVQRPSGGGGRPGGGGRPGGGGRR
- a CDS encoding amino acid ABC transporter substrate-binding protein, producing MVAIGRAACATILAAGMLHADVVVAGTLDDIRGSGTVCLAYRKDAPPFSYVAGNGAAPVGFIVDLCRAVTAGIGRQLGIDIKEAYVPVTATDRFDAITNNKADLLCEATTQTLKRRETVSFSIPTFADGASFIIQPGGPKDIGSLADKKVGVLAGTTTEAELRRALAAKQLNAEIVPAKTHREGLDAVEKGAVAAYFADRGILAFLLMNAKRPTNLLLADIYLTVEPYALAMRRGDEEFRLAVDRELSSIYRSGQIARIFGATFGPSVRPSPTLLGLYATAALPE